From the genome of Halomonas sp. I5-271120, one region includes:
- the leuD gene encoding 3-isopropylmalate dehydratase small subunit, giving the protein MHKFERQQGLVAPLDRANVDTDLIIPKQFLKSIKRTGFGVNLFDALRYLDEGYPGQDASQRPLNPDFVLNQPRYEGASVLLARRNFGCGSSREHAPWALEDFGFRVVIAPSFADIFYNNAFKNGILLVTLEEDVIERLFKEVEANEGYRLDVDLENQRVTTPAGEILEFDVDAFRKHCLLNGLDDIGITLQDEDAIHDFETKHRAARPWLFREPAKA; this is encoded by the coding sequence ATGCACAAGTTTGAACGTCAGCAGGGCCTGGTGGCACCGCTCGACCGGGCCAACGTCGATACCGACCTGATCATTCCCAAGCAGTTTCTGAAGTCGATCAAGCGCACCGGTTTTGGCGTCAACCTGTTTGATGCCCTGCGCTATCTGGATGAGGGGTACCCGGGCCAGGATGCGTCGCAGCGTCCGCTCAACCCCGATTTCGTGCTCAATCAGCCACGCTATGAGGGCGCCAGCGTGCTGCTGGCCCGGCGCAACTTTGGCTGTGGCAGCTCCCGCGAACACGCGCCCTGGGCACTTGAGGACTTCGGCTTTCGCGTGGTCATCGCGCCGAGCTTCGCCGACATCTTCTACAACAACGCCTTCAAGAACGGCATCCTGCTGGTAACGCTCGAAGAGGACGTCATCGAGCGGCTGTTCAAGGAGGTCGAGGCCAATGAAGGCTACCGTCTGGACGTCGATCTCGAGAACCAGCGTGTGACCACGCCGGCCGGCGAAATTCTCGAGTTCGACGTCGATGCCTTCCGCAAGCACTGCCTGCTCAACGGCCTCGATGACATCGGTATCACCCTGCAGGACGAAGACGCTATTCACGACTTTGAGACCAAGCATCGGGCTGCACGGCCTTGGCTGTTCCGCGAGCCAGCCAAGGCCTGA
- the leuB gene encoding 3-isopropylmalate dehydrogenase: MSRKILVLPGDGIGPEITAEAVKILKACQAIGLDVDIEEGLVGGAGYDAHGEPLPAVTLDQARSADAILLGAVGGPKWDKLEDISKRPEKGLLGLRKELSLFGNLRPALLYPQLAEASSLKPEVVSGLDIMIVRELTGGIYFGQPRGIEERDGQRVGFNTYVYSESEIERIGRVAFEMAGKRGGKLCSVDKANVLEATMLWREVMERLAPEYPGVELSHMYVDNAAMQLVRAPKQFDVIVTGNLFGDILSDAAAMLTGSIGMLPSASLNADGQGMYEPCHGSAPDIAGQGIANPLATILSVAMMLRYSLNEAALAERIEAAVGKVLDDGLRTADIAYAGTRQVSTGEMGDAVLAAFNTQ, encoded by the coding sequence ATGAGCCGCAAGATTCTCGTTCTGCCGGGGGACGGCATCGGCCCGGAAATTACCGCTGAGGCGGTCAAGATCCTCAAGGCCTGCCAGGCCATTGGCCTTGACGTCGACATCGAGGAAGGCCTGGTGGGCGGTGCCGGCTATGACGCCCACGGCGAACCGCTGCCGGCGGTGACCCTCGACCAGGCACGCAGCGCGGATGCGATCCTGTTAGGCGCAGTGGGCGGGCCTAAGTGGGACAAGCTCGAAGATATCAGCAAGCGTCCCGAGAAGGGCCTGCTGGGGCTGCGCAAGGAGCTTTCGCTGTTTGGCAACCTGCGCCCGGCACTGCTCTATCCGCAGCTTGCGGAGGCCTCGAGCCTCAAGCCAGAGGTAGTGTCCGGCCTCGATATCATGATCGTGCGCGAGCTCACCGGCGGCATCTACTTCGGTCAGCCACGCGGCATCGAGGAGCGGGACGGCCAGCGGGTGGGCTTCAATACCTACGTCTACTCGGAAAGCGAAATCGAGCGCATCGGTCGGGTGGCCTTCGAAATGGCGGGCAAACGCGGCGGCAAGCTGTGCTCGGTGGACAAGGCCAACGTGCTTGAGGCCACCATGCTGTGGCGCGAGGTCATGGAGCGGCTGGCACCGGAGTACCCGGGCGTCGAGCTCTCCCACATGTACGTCGATAACGCCGCCATGCAGCTGGTGCGCGCGCCCAAGCAGTTCGATGTGATCGTCACCGGCAACCTGTTTGGCGACATCCTGTCGGACGCCGCCGCCATGCTCACCGGCTCGATCGGCATGCTGCCGTCGGCCTCGCTCAACGCCGACGGCCAGGGCATGTACGAGCCCTGCCACGGCAGCGCGCCGGATATCGCCGGCCAGGGCATTGCCAATCCGCTGGCGACTATCCTTTCGGTGGCGATGATGCTTCGCTACTCGCTGAATGAGGCGGCTCTGGCCGAGCGCATCGAGGCGGCCGTAGGCAAAGTGCTGGACGATGGCCTGCGCACCGCCGACATTGCTTATGCCGGTACTCGCCAGGTGTCTACCGGCGAGATGGGCGATGCCGTGCTGGCGGCGTTCAATACACAGTGA
- the asd gene encoding aspartate-semialdehyde dehydrogenase, whose amino-acid sequence MLTVGFVGWRGMVGSVLMQRMQEDNEFVGIEPVFFTTSQVGQPGPDVGVDVPPLKDAFDLDALKALDVVVTCQGGDYTEKVYKDLRQTGWKGYWIDAASTLRMADDATIVLDPVNRDVIEAQLARGTKTFTGGNCTVSLMMMGLGGLFEANMIEWMTSMTYQAASGSGAKHMRELLNQMGGLRDSVATELADPASAILDIDRKVTETMRSGSFPTENFGAPLAGSLLPWIDKPMENGQSKEEWKGGAETNKILGLDNNPIPIDGLCVRIGAMRSHSQAFTIKLKQDVPIDEIEDRLAKHNEWVRVIANEKDATIEGLTPAAATGTLNVPVGRLRKLAMGGEYLSAFSVGDQLLWGAAEPLKRMLKILREQ is encoded by the coding sequence ATGTTGACAGTCGGTTTCGTGGGTTGGCGTGGCATGGTGGGCTCCGTGCTCATGCAGCGCATGCAGGAAGACAATGAGTTCGTCGGCATCGAGCCGGTGTTCTTCACCACTTCCCAGGTCGGCCAGCCCGGGCCCGATGTCGGCGTGGACGTGCCCCCGCTCAAGGACGCCTTCGATCTGGACGCGCTCAAGGCGCTGGACGTGGTCGTCACCTGCCAGGGCGGCGACTACACCGAGAAGGTCTACAAGGACCTGCGTCAGACCGGCTGGAAGGGCTATTGGATCGATGCCGCCAGCACCCTGCGCATGGCCGACGACGCCACCATCGTGCTGGACCCGGTCAACCGCGACGTTATCGAAGCCCAACTGGCCCGTGGCACCAAGACCTTCACCGGCGGCAACTGCACGGTCAGCCTGATGATGATGGGTCTCGGTGGCCTGTTCGAGGCCAACATGATCGAGTGGATGACCTCGATGACCTATCAGGCCGCTTCCGGCTCCGGCGCCAAGCACATGCGTGAGCTGCTTAATCAAATGGGCGGTCTGCGCGATAGCGTGGCCACCGAGCTTGCCGACCCGGCGAGTGCCATCCTCGACATCGATCGCAAGGTCACCGAGACCATGCGCAGTGGAAGCTTCCCGACCGAAAACTTCGGTGCTCCGCTGGCCGGTAGCCTGCTGCCCTGGATCGACAAGCCGATGGAAAACGGCCAGAGCAAGGAAGAGTGGAAGGGGGGCGCCGAGACCAACAAGATTCTCGGCCTCGATAACAACCCGATTCCCATCGATGGCCTGTGCGTGCGCATCGGTGCCATGCGCTCTCACAGCCAGGCTTTCACCATCAAGCTCAAGCAGGATGTGCCGATCGACGAGATCGAGGATCGTCTGGCCAAGCACAACGAGTGGGTGCGGGTCATCGCCAATGAGAAGGACGCCACCATCGAGGGTCTGACCCCGGCTGCCGCGACCGGCACCCTGAATGTACCCGTGGGCCGTCTGCGCAAGCTGGCCATGGGCGGCGAGTATCTGTCTGCCTTCTCGGTAGGCGACCAGCTGCTGTGGGGGGCCGCCGAGCCGCTCAAGCGCATGCTGAAGATTCTCCGCGAGCAGTAA
- a CDS encoding FimV/HubP family polar landmark protein, producing the protein MNRKFSLVILLTSLSAMSPSAWSLGVGEAQVGSALGAPLEAIIPLTDTQGISAQGLTVSLADADGYRRAGLERSLLVDALTLTVVPQSGGLSVRVQSERAVRTPYLDLLVDINGPDGVAQRQVTLLFDPPGFGSQSATPAIPSAGSPQPVDSPQRIENPQRGESPQLVESPQQDNGRQAEPAQASVASREREAGYVNVGETLWGVAKRLRPDADISISQMMMALLDANPDAFPGGNINRLRAGYVLDVPPREQIASRSSEDAWQQVQAQNSAFARGEPAPNRTSSTTYEQAASGGTANAADSAAGEPAQDATGGAPALGQAGEPPSQAEPASAPRAAASPEGQPGTQRLTLLTDAQIESEAKAAASDTSEQDQRLDRLEAQLSQSQQSLATIRDERDRAQAELASLRKDVASLRASLSALSERQASSISQPESIAQAESEPAAKGVVERYLMPLWAALGQVGRTLYGQLAGVGVLVLLVLWWLVRRRRAADKAHATEEVSAFAASSAGETHKAMEDSTSERGVPDAREAVMPRAEAVSEAEIFMAYGRYEKAQALLEEGLDAEPDRHDLRLKLVKVMVEQGQWRQAHAQAERLAVDNDPARQAELERLLARERAVPTPSAAEASSGADYADGMQQQAPAAGDVDTPSSIGLAPVESAPTFRPPIERDPVAFDGKGRHARPSWQEGMDVAPEQISEALQEASNSDQDEADSDPATSATADEPQSDSLSEKKGRDQSAQEAFERQPERQPERQADVSDAEEASTEESEPSESTNDRVIDYRPPTLEPDVAAPEETLMQPSVEFPQSQTPAASRGDVSADDEETLSDGEDTPAVGEDAGSNLAALMRQADTPSRSSAHGVNEEELDIEEVAFEPLHLDNGQSADSPPEARALVGDAEALLKQGDHDQAQGLLARALEEGDGETREQASRLIAQHNL; encoded by the coding sequence ATGAACCGCAAGTTTTCTCTGGTCATCTTGTTGACGTCGCTGTCCGCCATGAGCCCCTCGGCCTGGTCCTTGGGCGTGGGGGAGGCACAAGTGGGCTCGGCGCTGGGAGCGCCGCTTGAAGCGATCATTCCGCTGACGGATACGCAGGGTATATCGGCGCAGGGGCTGACGGTTAGCCTGGCCGATGCCGATGGTTACCGGCGTGCCGGCCTCGAGCGTAGCCTGCTGGTCGACGCACTGACTCTTACGGTCGTGCCTCAGTCGGGCGGACTATCCGTCCGGGTCCAGTCGGAGCGAGCGGTGCGCACCCCCTATCTCGACCTGCTGGTGGACATAAACGGGCCTGACGGTGTCGCGCAGCGTCAGGTCACGCTGCTCTTCGACCCCCCCGGCTTCGGCTCGCAGTCGGCCACGCCGGCGATACCCTCTGCAGGGAGCCCTCAGCCAGTAGATAGCCCTCAGCGGATAGAGAACCCTCAGCGAGGAGAGAGCCCTCAGCTTGTGGAAAGCCCTCAGCAGGATAACGGGCGCCAAGCAGAACCTGCTCAGGCGTCGGTTGCATCCCGCGAGCGAGAGGCCGGCTACGTCAACGTCGGCGAGACCCTGTGGGGCGTCGCCAAGCGACTGCGCCCGGATGCCGATATATCGATATCGCAGATGATGATGGCGCTGCTGGATGCCAACCCCGACGCCTTTCCGGGAGGTAATATCAATCGCCTGCGGGCAGGCTACGTGCTGGATGTACCACCTCGGGAGCAGATTGCGTCACGCTCTTCTGAAGACGCCTGGCAGCAGGTGCAGGCTCAGAATAGCGCCTTTGCTCGCGGCGAACCTGCCCCGAACAGGACGTCATCGACGACCTATGAGCAAGCCGCAAGTGGCGGCACGGCGAACGCTGCTGATAGTGCTGCCGGCGAACCTGCCCAAGACGCAACCGGTGGCGCACCGGCGCTTGGGCAGGCAGGCGAGCCGCCGTCTCAGGCCGAGCCAGCGTCCGCTCCTCGAGCCGCTGCTTCCCCCGAAGGTCAGCCCGGTACACAACGCCTGACCCTGCTGACGGATGCTCAGATCGAGTCCGAGGCTAAGGCCGCCGCGTCTGACACGAGCGAGCAGGATCAGCGTCTCGATCGGCTGGAAGCCCAGCTTTCTCAGAGCCAGCAATCCCTTGCCACCATCCGCGATGAACGTGATCGTGCCCAGGCCGAGTTGGCCTCGTTGCGCAAAGATGTCGCCAGTCTGCGTGCCAGCCTGTCGGCGCTTTCAGAACGCCAGGCATCAAGTATTTCCCAGCCCGAAAGCATTGCCCAAGCCGAAAGCGAGCCGGCTGCAAAGGGCGTCGTCGAACGCTACCTGATGCCGCTGTGGGCCGCGCTTGGTCAGGTGGGTCGTACCCTCTACGGTCAGCTGGCGGGCGTCGGCGTACTCGTGTTGCTGGTGCTCTGGTGGCTAGTGCGTCGCCGTCGGGCGGCCGACAAGGCCCATGCCACCGAGGAGGTGTCGGCTTTCGCGGCTTCTTCAGCGGGCGAGACTCACAAGGCCATGGAAGACAGTACGTCTGAACGAGGAGTTCCTGACGCGAGAGAGGCGGTGATGCCTCGGGCCGAGGCCGTCAGTGAGGCGGAGATCTTTATGGCCTATGGCCGTTACGAGAAGGCCCAGGCGCTGCTTGAAGAGGGGCTCGACGCCGAGCCCGACCGCCATGACCTGCGACTCAAGCTGGTCAAGGTCATGGTCGAGCAAGGGCAGTGGCGGCAGGCCCATGCGCAGGCTGAGCGTCTTGCCGTGGATAATGACCCTGCGCGACAGGCAGAGCTTGAGCGCCTGCTGGCCCGTGAGCGGGCCGTGCCGACGCCATCCGCGGCTGAAGCTTCTTCAGGTGCTGATTACGCTGACGGCATGCAGCAGCAGGCCCCGGCGGCAGGCGATGTGGATACACCATCGTCGATTGGTCTGGCGCCGGTCGAGTCGGCTCCGACGTTCCGTCCGCCCATCGAGCGTGACCCGGTCGCCTTCGATGGCAAGGGCCGGCATGCCCGACCGTCCTGGCAGGAAGGAATGGACGTGGCGCCGGAGCAGATCAGTGAGGCCTTACAGGAAGCGTCGAACAGCGATCAGGATGAGGCGGACTCAGATCCCGCTACCTCAGCTACTGCTGACGAGCCCCAGAGTGACAGCCTGAGTGAGAAGAAGGGGCGCGACCAAAGTGCGCAGGAAGCATTCGAAAGACAGCCCGAGAGACAGCCCGAGAGGCAGGCAGACGTCAGCGATGCCGAGGAGGCATCAACCGAGGAGAGCGAGCCGTCTGAGTCGACGAACGACCGTGTGATTGATTATCGCCCGCCGACTCTGGAACCTGATGTCGCAGCACCTGAAGAAACGCTCATGCAGCCCAGTGTGGAATTTCCTCAGTCGCAAACGCCTGCTGCGAGCCGGGGCGATGTGTCTGCCGACGATGAAGAGACGCTTTCCGACGGCGAGGATACACCTGCTGTAGGTGAAGATGCGGGCAGCAACCTGGCAGCGCTGATGCGGCAGGCCGATACGCCTTCCCGTAGCTCGGCGCATGGTGTCAACGAAGAGGAATTGGACATTGAGGAGGTGGCTTTCGAGCCGCTGCATCTGGATAATGGCCAGTCTGCCGATTCCCCGCCGGAAGCTCGGGCGCTGGTCGGCGATGCCGAGGCGCTCCTCAAGCAGGGTGACCATGACCAGGCACAAGGTCTGCTCGCTCGGGCACTGGAAGAAGGGGATGGTGAGACCCGGGAACAGGCAAGCCGCCTGATCGCCCAGCACAACCTATGA
- the truA gene encoding tRNA pseudouridine(38-40) synthase TruA: protein MPLFESLDEKHPLTGRMAMGVEYDGSRYCGWQRLKQAPSVQGALEKAMARVANTPVTVHCSGRTDSGVHATRQIVHFDAPAPRSEKAWVFGTNANLPRDIAVHWIKAVPDDFHARFLALGRRYRYVILNQPSRPVLERANATWCRDPLDVPAMHEAAQALVGENDFSSFRAAGCQSKTTQRHLHFIEVHRHGALVVVDVQANAFLHHMIRNIVGALIAVGRGEQGRDYLARLLALKDRTQGSATAPGCGLHFVDSVYDDVYELPREPLGPNLLAFLGEWTGERELPDCPLVDFRRSRPTHASVPPGFIEAGKPR, encoded by the coding sequence ATGCCCCTTTTCGAGTCCCTTGATGAAAAGCATCCCCTGACTGGCCGAATGGCCATGGGGGTCGAGTATGACGGCAGCCGCTACTGTGGCTGGCAGCGCCTGAAGCAGGCCCCCTCGGTGCAGGGGGCGCTCGAAAAAGCGATGGCCCGTGTGGCCAATACGCCGGTCACCGTTCACTGCAGCGGTCGAACTGACAGTGGCGTTCATGCGACCCGTCAGATTGTGCATTTCGATGCCCCGGCGCCGCGCTCCGAGAAGGCCTGGGTATTTGGTACCAATGCCAACCTGCCGCGTGATATCGCCGTGCACTGGATCAAAGCGGTACCGGACGATTTTCACGCCCGCTTCCTGGCGCTTGGCAGGCGCTACCGTTACGTCATTCTCAATCAGCCCAGTCGCCCGGTACTGGAACGCGCCAATGCCACCTGGTGTCGTGATCCGCTGGATGTGCCTGCCATGCATGAAGCGGCCCAGGCGTTGGTGGGCGAAAATGATTTCTCGAGCTTCCGCGCCGCGGGCTGTCAGTCCAAGACCACCCAGCGCCACCTGCATTTCATCGAGGTGCATCGACATGGGGCGCTGGTGGTGGTCGATGTCCAGGCCAATGCCTTCCTGCACCACATGATTCGCAACATCGTCGGCGCGCTGATCGCCGTTGGTCGCGGCGAGCAGGGGCGGGACTACCTGGCGCGGCTGCTCGCCCTCAAGGATCGTACCCAGGGCAGCGCCACGGCACCGGGATGCGGCCTGCACTTCGTCGACTCGGTCTACGATGACGTCTATGAACTGCCGCGAGAGCCCCTTGGGCCGAACCTGCTGGCTTTCCTCGGCGAGTGGACCGGCGAGCGGGAGCTGCCGGACTGTCCGCTGGTTGATTTCCGCCGTTCCCGGCCGACCCATGCCTCGGTGCCACCGGGCTTTATCGAAGCGGGCAAACCGCGCTAG
- a CDS encoding phosphoribosylanthranilate isomerase — protein MQRTRVKICGLTREEDVDAAVAAGADALGFVLWPGSKRAIDLARLAELSARVPAFVTRVGLVVDQDAQFVEAACEHLDLLQFHGDETPDVCEGFSRPYIKALRMREGVDLEAAAGAYGKARALLLDAYKPGVPGGTGETFDWSRIPANLAKPVILAGGLHAMNVQQAIRAVGPFAVDVSGGVEASPGIKAAAKIDDFLRQVLTTYPSKFQ, from the coding sequence ATGCAGCGCACGCGTGTAAAAATCTGTGGTCTTACCCGAGAGGAAGACGTTGATGCGGCCGTTGCTGCCGGAGCCGATGCGCTGGGGTTCGTGCTCTGGCCGGGCAGCAAACGCGCCATCGATCTTGCGCGGCTGGCTGAACTGAGTGCTCGGGTGCCTGCCTTCGTGACACGCGTCGGCCTCGTGGTTGATCAGGATGCGCAGTTCGTCGAGGCGGCCTGTGAGCACCTCGATCTGCTGCAGTTCCACGGCGACGAGACACCTGATGTCTGCGAAGGGTTTTCGCGGCCCTACATCAAGGCGCTGCGTATGCGGGAAGGGGTCGATCTCGAGGCCGCTGCAGGCGCCTATGGCAAGGCTCGGGCGCTGCTGCTGGATGCCTATAAACCCGGTGTTCCCGGCGGAACCGGCGAGACCTTCGACTGGTCCCGAATCCCCGCAAACCTGGCAAAACCTGTTATTCTGGCGGGAGGTTTGCACGCGATGAATGTACAGCAGGCCATCCGTGCAGTTGGCCCCTTTGCCGTGGACGTTTCCGGCGGCGTTGAAGCATCGCCCGGCATCAAGGCGGCGGCCAAGATCGACGATTTCCTGCGCCAAGTTCTTACGACCTACCCATCCAAGTTCCAGTGA
- the trpB gene encoding tryptophan synthase subunit beta produces MPDARGHFGAYGGRFVSETLSFALEELEETYLALRDDPDFQAEFDHDLAHYVGRPSPLYHAERWSRELGGAQIWLKREDLNHTGAHKVNNTIGQALLAKKSGKPRVIAETGAGQHGVATATVAARLGLECAIYMGAEDVQRQKLNVYRMQLLGATVIPVESGSRTLKDAMNEALRDWVTNVDNTFYIIGTVAGPHPYPMLVRDFNAVAGREAREQSLKQIGRLPDALIACVGGGSNALGLFYPFVEDEDVVMYGVEAGGDGVETGRHAAPLTGNAPRGVLHGNRTYLMSDEGGQVSETHSISAGLDYPGVGPEHALWKDVGRVNYVAANDKEVLEAFRELTHVEGIMPALESAHALAYAKVLAPTMRPDQHIVINLSGRGDKDILTVAKLDGIEI; encoded by the coding sequence ATGCCGGATGCACGAGGCCATTTCGGCGCCTACGGCGGCCGGTTCGTCTCGGAAACGTTGAGCTTCGCCCTGGAGGAGTTGGAAGAGACCTATCTGGCTCTTCGCGATGATCCCGATTTCCAGGCCGAATTCGACCATGATCTGGCCCACTACGTGGGCCGTCCTTCTCCGCTTTACCATGCCGAGCGCTGGTCGAGGGAACTGGGTGGTGCGCAGATCTGGCTGAAGCGCGAGGACCTGAACCACACCGGTGCTCACAAGGTGAATAACACCATCGGCCAGGCCCTGCTGGCCAAGAAGAGCGGTAAGCCACGGGTCATCGCCGAGACCGGTGCCGGCCAGCACGGCGTGGCGACGGCCACCGTGGCGGCCCGCCTGGGCCTCGAATGCGCCATCTATATGGGCGCCGAAGACGTCCAGCGCCAAAAGCTCAACGTCTATCGTATGCAGCTGCTGGGCGCTACCGTGATCCCGGTCGAGTCTGGTTCGCGCACCCTCAAGGACGCCATGAACGAGGCACTGCGCGACTGGGTGACCAACGTCGATAACACTTTCTACATCATTGGTACCGTCGCCGGCCCTCACCCCTATCCGATGCTGGTGCGCGACTTCAACGCTGTGGCTGGTCGCGAGGCCCGGGAGCAGTCTCTCAAGCAGATCGGACGCCTGCCGGATGCACTGATCGCCTGCGTTGGCGGTGGCTCCAATGCGCTCGGCCTGTTCTATCCTTTCGTTGAGGACGAGGACGTCGTCATGTACGGCGTCGAGGCTGGCGGTGACGGCGTCGAGACCGGTCGCCACGCGGCGCCGCTGACCGGCAATGCCCCAAGGGGCGTGCTGCACGGCAACCGCACCTACCTGATGTCCGACGAAGGCGGCCAGGTGTCCGAGACTCACTCCATTTCGGCTGGTCTCGACTATCCGGGCGTGGGGCCTGAGCATGCGCTGTGGAAGGATGTCGGCCGCGTCAACTATGTGGCCGCCAACGACAAGGAGGTGCTCGAGGCATTCCGCGAGCTTACTCATGTCGAGGGCATCATGCCCGCCCTCGAGTCGGCCCACGCGCTGGCCTATGCCAAGGTACTGGCCCCGACCATGCGGCCCGACCAGCATATCGTCATCAATCTCTCGGGGCGCGGTGACAAGGATATTCTCACCGTCGCCAAGCTTGATGGCATCGAGATTTAA
- the trpA gene encoding tryptophan synthase subunit alpha, whose product MNRIDQRFATLKAQGRTALIPYLTAGDPAPQYTVGFMHALVEAGADIIELGVPFSDPMADGPVIQKACERALKHGTRLTHLFAMVREFREQDSDTPVVLMGYLNPIERMGYEAFADQASDAGVDGVLTVDMPPEEADEFGPVLKARGLQSIFLVAPTTSDARAGTISAHGEGYLYYVSLKGVTGAATLNVDEIDAHLAPLRKLSDLPLCVGFGIRDGATAAAVGKVAEGVIVGSVLVGQIAACVDDPAAIAPRLKDILGEMRQALDA is encoded by the coding sequence ATGAACCGAATCGACCAACGCTTCGCCACGCTCAAGGCGCAGGGCCGCACGGCCCTGATTCCCTACCTCACCGCCGGTGATCCCGCGCCACAGTACACCGTGGGCTTCATGCATGCACTGGTCGAGGCCGGCGCGGATATTATCGAGCTGGGGGTGCCGTTTTCCGACCCGATGGCCGATGGCCCGGTAATCCAGAAGGCTTGCGAACGAGCACTCAAGCACGGCACCCGTCTCACCCATTTGTTTGCCATGGTGCGTGAGTTCCGCGAACAGGACTCCGACACCCCGGTGGTGCTGATGGGCTATCTGAACCCCATCGAGCGCATGGGTTACGAGGCCTTCGCCGACCAGGCGAGCGATGCCGGCGTTGATGGCGTGCTGACCGTCGACATGCCGCCCGAAGAGGCGGATGAATTCGGCCCCGTGCTCAAGGCGCGCGGTCTGCAATCGATCTTCCTGGTGGCCCCTACCACCTCGGATGCTCGCGCCGGTACAATCAGCGCCCATGGCGAAGGCTATCTGTATTATGTCTCGCTCAAGGGCGTGACCGGTGCCGCGACGCTGAACGTCGACGAAATCGACGCGCACCTGGCGCCGCTGCGCAAGCTCTCTGACCTGCCGCTGTGCGTCGGCTTCGGGATTCGCGACGGCGCGACAGCAGCAGCCGTGGGCAAGGTCGCCGAGGGTGTCATCGTCGGCAGTGTGCTGGTCGGACAGATCGCTGCCTGCGTCGACGATCCGGCGGCCATCGCGCCGCGTCTCAAGGATATTCTTGGCGAGATGCGTCAGGCGCTGGACGCCTGA
- the accD gene encoding acetyl-CoA carboxylase, carboxyltransferase subunit beta: MSWLDKIVPSMGRIQRKDRRASVPDGLWRKCPKCEGVLYLPELEKHQSVCPKCDHHLRLTARKRLDWFLDQDGREEIAADLQPVDRLKFRDSKKYKDRLGAAQKNTSENDALIAMRGQLDGMPLVAVAFEFSFMGGSMGAVVGEKFVQAATRSLEEGVPLVCFAASGGARMQEALFSLMQMAKTSAALEKLKQAGIPYISVLTDPVYGGVSASLAMLGDLNVAEPNALIGFAGPRVIEQTVREKLPEGFQRSEFLLEHGTVDMIVHRQEMRDRLGGVLRKLTHQPASGLPESEEPDLLDEAEDLAEPETEDVNREA, encoded by the coding sequence ATGAGCTGGCTAGACAAGATCGTGCCCTCCATGGGGCGCATTCAGCGCAAGGACCGTCGCGCTAGCGTGCCGGATGGCCTGTGGCGCAAGTGCCCCAAGTGCGAAGGGGTGTTGTACCTCCCCGAGCTGGAAAAGCACCAGAGCGTCTGTCCCAAGTGCGACCATCATCTGCGCTTGACCGCGCGCAAGCGTCTCGACTGGTTCCTCGATCAGGACGGCCGCGAAGAGATTGCGGCCGATCTGCAGCCGGTGGATCGTCTCAAGTTTCGTGATTCGAAGAAGTACAAGGATCGCCTCGGCGCGGCCCAGAAGAATACCAGCGAGAACGATGCCCTGATCGCTATGCGCGGCCAGTTGGATGGCATGCCGCTGGTGGCCGTGGCCTTCGAGTTCAGCTTCATGGGCGGTTCCATGGGGGCCGTGGTCGGCGAGAAGTTCGTACAGGCCGCGACGCGTTCTCTCGAGGAGGGGGTTCCGCTGGTGTGCTTCGCCGCGTCCGGTGGCGCGCGCATGCAGGAAGCCCTGTTCTCGCTGATGCAGATGGCCAAGACCTCGGCGGCCCTCGAGAAGCTCAAGCAGGCCGGTATTCCCTATATTTCGGTGCTCACCGATCCGGTCTACGGCGGTGTCTCGGCCTCGCTTGCGATGCTTGGTGATCTCAACGTCGCCGAGCCCAATGCCCTGATCGGTTTCGCCGGTCCGCGGGTGATCGAGCAGACGGTCCGCGAGAAGCTGCCGGAAGGCTTCCAGCGCAGCGAGTTCCTGCTCGAGCATGGCACTGTCGACATGATCGTGCATCGCCAGGAAATGCGGGATCGATTAGGCGGCGTGCTGCGCAAGCTGACCCACCAGCCAGCCTCCGGCCTGCCGGAGAGCGAAGAGCCGGATCTGCTTGATGAGGCCGAAGACCTGGCCGAGCCAGAGACCGAAGACGTTAACCGCGAGGCCTGA